The nucleotide sequence gcaagacacgtaactgtttgcctcagtttctctagctgtcaaatgagctggagaaggaaatggcaaaccactcttaagatctttgccaagaaaaaaccccaaatggggtcacaaagagtcagacgtgactgaaaaatgacccaacaacaaaataaaacttaaaaatacaaattgaaaaagTATGAAATACCAGTGAAATTGTGTTTGATCCTCTAgttaataggaagccactgaagtttattgggTGCGGAAATAGCACAGTAAGATCTATAATTCTGGAAAATCCATTGGCACCTGGGTCCTTGACCTTGTGAATGGAGAGAATAGGTGGAGAAATGAGGAACTCCTTCCTCCCTGCCTAACTCTCCTGATTAATTCCAACATTGAAAACTTCAAGGCATTTGGGTTTCGAATCCaaaattttatttgtctttgtttttttaatttattacattGGAGTGGATTATTTGAAGGATGGGGATGGGAAGCGGATCAAAGAGAAGACAGGATTGGCATCTCTCTCTTCAACAAGGAGAGTGGTGGAGGCAGCTGCTGGGTCAAAGGAAAGACTGGTGGAAGAACCCATCGGAACCCTGTAGGGTCCTAAGAAACAACCTCCAAGTACAAATGGAATCAGACTCCAGCTGTGGGTCAGGAGAGCCGTGGGAGGAGACGTTCCCTTGAGGCTCCGGTGACTGGCCAGCCCAGGCTGGGCTCTTGGGTGCCTCTTTCCTGGAAACTGCCACTCTGGGTCCCTCTTTGGGGGAGCATCAATCCTGCCTGTGGATCTTGCAGTACAGGGCAGCCTAAAAGCAAGGAAACACATGCCCTCTGTTGGTGGCATCCTTCTCTGGGAATAGCTGTGGAATGGCCACTGATTTGGAGATGTGTTGAGGGCAGAGGGCAGATGCTTGGGCACACAGTGTATACCACTCGTGGTTAATATAGGAGGGATCTCACCGATGGGGGAGCACAAAGACgcttttagcattttttttaatctcaagtCTCCATTGGATGGGAGAACAAGCAGGAAACATGACCTTGGGGGAGGAACATGGAATCATAATACTAGTCTAGTCCAgccccattattttacagatgaggaaactgaggcccagagatgtttAGTGACTTATTTTGGAGTCACACAGGGAGCAAAAActaggggcaggatttgaactcagatttcttgACTCCATAAccatcctcttccctcttccctacaCAGATATTATACTTCTACCACAAGAAAACCTCCAGTGAGATGGTCATCTGAGACTTAGCACTTTGGCTCAGAAGTCCTGGTCAGGCTGGCTGGGCAAGGGTCAGGGTTCACCTTGTCCTCTTGGGTTTGGATTGGGTTGGCGTGGTCCTGGGGCAGGAGCCTTTACATCCCACCCTCCTAAGCCTCTTTGACTCGGATCTTGCAAGGCCCTCGCTTCCTCCTGCCCCCTTCTTCTCCATCTGGGGCACTCACACGGCATTGCTTGGCAGCCTCGATGCTGGAGCACCAGAAGGTCGGGCCCTGGGCACAGGCTGGCATCCTCCGTTGACTGAGCTCCGTCTCACACATTCCCAGAGCCTGTCCAAGGAGAATCAGGTCCAGGAAGGGGACAGAGCAGGACAGAGAGCCTTCGTTACCtcaatccctccctccttccctagcTCTGGGATGGAAGAGGACAGATCTAAGGACAGAAGAGGGAGGCGGCCGCCCTTCTTCTCTGCTCAGACCACCAAACCAACGGGACGGCGGCCCCTTCGAGGCTTCCCTGGGCCTTCGGTAGATCCCGATTTTCCCGGTATCAGAAGATGTGGCGAGACTGTGGGCACGGTTGGGGCACACATGGTTGGTGAGCGCCCCGCACGAGTAGGCATGACCCTGGGATGACCATGGCCCCGGGAGAGCTGGACCACGGAAGGTCGGGGCCTTCCTGAGTCGATTTGGCCGAAAATCCACGACTTTGTGGCTGGCCCACTCCAGACTTATCTACGCTAGGCTGCAGGTCCTAAGACTAGCCCCAACTTCTTGCAGAATTGAGCAGAACCTGCACGTTATTCATAATGGCCTTGGTTGACCCAAAACGCTAAAAGACTCAAACTTCAACGGAGGAGACGTTTGTGTTTCTATTCTTGATGGTTGCACCTCAGCAAATAAACGTCTAATGCCATAAAGGGGGGCCTGCAGGGCAGTTGGGTGGAACGAGGAGAAGGCGGGCAGCGGAGGGGGCCGAACGTACCTGGCATATGAGGTGGGGGTCTCGGCCTCGGGGCAGCAAGGACAGTAGGGACGGGTAGTGTTGCTCCACCAAGCCTTGGCACTGGAAGGACAGAACACACAGACCAGGGCTGGGGAAATGGTCTTTAGCCCGCCGGGGTCCGTCCCCCCTCCCACAGAATGGCTCTGTGTCTCTCCAGCCCCAACATCCATCGGGCCATCGAGTCACCGAGACACCTCTCGTGTGCTGGCCCCGCAGGACCATAGGAGGCAGGTGGGTCTCGGGCTGTGGAGGCTGGAGGATTCTGGCTAGGATGGGACCCCAGCGGCCATCCGGTCTCCCCCAGccccattttctattttatactttGCCTATCGCTCTCCTGCTTGAGACGTTCCCAGCATCCTTTTGTGCCCCAAATTCCAGCTAGCGTTTCCATCATACTTTACGATGGGGTCAGATTTGATCCTCGGCACCCCCCTAGGAGGTGGGGGCTGCGCTTGGGTCCAGTAAGACCCAGTGAGGAAGCAGACGCTTCTGTGCTCTGCTAACGGTCACTGGGCCAGGCTGGACCCGCTGCCGCAAGCCGGAGGTCGTGATCTGGGCTGAGCTCTGGCCGCTCAGGTTGCTCGGGTGTCTGGGGAGAACCCTTGGAATGTCTGGGCTCCGGGTACTGCCTCTTCTTAAATGATCCTTTGTGGGTCATGGGATGATGTACGGCTACACCGATTCAGCACTCTCTTCTCGGTAAAACCCTCGCTCGAAGGATCATAAAGCGAAGCTGTGTGTGTCACTCTTCCGTCCCCCCCGGAGATGGCGgctattattctcctcattttacagataaggaaactgaggcatccagaagtttagggacttgcccagggctatctagctagtaagtgtcaaacaTTTTATTAGTCTTCTCTCTCTTAGATGATAAGGCCACGGGAGAAGAGATCAGATATTTTTTATAAAGATCTATTTTAATGGATACGCTTTTATATCACCTATATTTCTCTCTGGATCTCCCTCCTCCACCCTTTTCAAGAGAGCCATCCCTTAGCACAAAGAATTCGAagagggaatttcttttttttagaaaaacccCAAAGTCCTCACCTTCTGATACAAAGTATTCATTCTaaagacaaaagagcagaaagggctaggcaattggggttaggggacttgcccagggtcacttagctgagaagtgtctgaggtcagattggaacccaggacctcctgtctccagattgGGCTCTCTGTCCGCTGAGCCTCTTTACTGCCctgaaaagggaattttttttccccaaagagggAATTTCTCAAGAACTCTTGTACTTGCTAGCCTCTAGAAGTGGTCCATGTATATGATAggaagctagatggtacagtggatagggtggGGGGCTTGAGTTGGAACCCTGCCTCAGACAGGGtaagcctgggcaaatcatggcatctcttctgccttagtttcctcatctgtaaaatgacagggatGGATTCCGTGGCTTCCGAAGCCCCTTCCAACCTGAGCTGAGAATCCCCCTCCTCTCACTTCTTTTCAGTTTTACAAAGCCTTTGCTGGATGGGGGGCTGCCCTGCCCCTGTCAagtgctttttgttttcttttaaacctttcccttccatcttagaatcaatactctatattggtactaaggcagaagagcggtaaggactaggcaatcggggttaagtgacttgcccagggtcacacagctgggaagtgtctgaggctacatttgaatccaggacctcccgtctctaagtctggctctccatccactgagccacccagctgccccctcaagtgtGTTTTCAAGGGCCTTGGACAAGGGGGTCACCGATACCACTTTTAGCTGTGAGGTTCTGATTCTtgcagagagaggggagagagagcagtGGTGGGGACTGAATGGTGAGTGTTTGGCAGCCGTAAAAGAAGTGGATCCGTGGGTGCTGGCCATGGTATTCCTGGAAGAGGGGGGATTGGAGCCCCTCACCTCCTGCCAGTCCAGCTGGGGGTTGTTGCAGATGTTGATCAGGGTCTTCTCTATGTCCCTCTCCGTGCTGTTCCCCGGGAGCTCTGATGATGCCCGGCTGGTCACCGAGACGCAGAGGCGGCAGTCCGGGTCTGAGGGTGTCCACTGGTCCGGGAGCAGCCCTGAAATAACAGGATCTGCAGAGATAAGGTGGACGGAGGGAGAGAGGCCAAAGCCAGAGGGGACGtccaggagagggagagggacagacgGACACGGGAAGAAAGGAGACcctcccaaagcccacagagaGCGCCCTGCCAGCTGTGGCTCACCCAGGTTGTAGCTCGCATCAGCCGAACATCGAAGAACAAGGCCACAGACCAGCTGGGGCAACACACGGCCCATCACAGCGTCCAGCAGGATGACGGTGTAGCGCTCGGCCAGGCACTGGCAGATGCCCCCCGCCACCAGGGGCACGATGTGGCACACTTGAGCGACTGCCACCGCCAGCACGGACTAGAGGAGAAGAGGATGGATGGAGAGGGGGCTCTGAGGGCAGGAGGATGTGGGGAGGGGTAGCACGAGAAGGCGAAGGCAGGAAGCAGGCTCGGACCCCTGGGGAGTGTGCCAACATCTCCAGGTCATCTCACAAACTTCTGGCCCTTCCTGGAGAGATCTGGCAACCTAGATCCCTGCTTCAGGCATCCAAAGACCagcctgccctccaggagcttccatTCCATTATGTCCTAAATGGGGCTAAAGATGAGGCCACAGAGGAGGCTCTCAGAGGCTTAGGAGCAATGGGACTGAGGTTTGAGGTCTAGAAAATCCCCTGCCTTCCCAGAGGAAGGGAGATGTGGGGGAATACTTGGGGTTCCCTCTCTGGAGAGCAGCCCCCAGACCCTTTAGAGAggtcttgttttttttaatccttaccttccatcttagaatcatactgtgtatggctccaaggcagaagagcggtaggggctgggcaatggagagcttaagtgacttgcccagggtcacccatcttgGAAGTgtcctgagaccagatttgatagAATGGCCTTTAGGAGCTCTGGGTGACTCAAGTGGAATCAGGCATCCTCATCCAACAGAGGGAAGGAGGCGTTTCCTTTCAGTGATCTCTCCCCAATTCTCTCCCATTTCATCCCCAGAACTCAAATGCTGTGGAGGGAAATCCAGGGTAGCAGGAGGCAGTCAAGGTTCTCTCTAGAGTCTCTAGAAGTCATGCGTGTTTctacccacagttctttctgggCATAACCAGAGATTCTAGGCTTTCGGATAGTGCTCGAAGTAACCAAGTATATACCAGTATCCCTTCCACACTGTGACTTTTCCCATTGCCATTTCAACTCAGTGTGGGTTGACACAGGAAATTAAATGGTTGTTTGGGAGTTTTGTGAAGCCCCAGATGACATGTAAAGGCCAGAAGATGACAtcgaaaaaatttagaaactcagaaatgcatcaaatatacatatagtattcttttttttttttttttttttttttttttaacccttaactttggtgcattgtctcagaggtggaagagtggtaagggtgggcaatgggggtcaagtgacttgcccagggtcacacagctgggaagtggctgaggctgggtttgaacctaggacctcctgtctctaggcctgactctcactccactgagctacccagctgccccctatacataTAGTATTCTGCAGTAtcagtatattttattttgaatgccACAAAGATGCACAATTTCTTTTCACGTAAACACTTCTTTTCTGGCATgtgttaattgaaatttgggaaatgccatctaaaagtatatatatatattttctatggacacgtgagagactttgaaactacatttcccatgattcctcatggcatacaggaagtatgatgatgtaagagaggggttaaatctccgGGGGAGGAGGAGGTCGCCCTCTTTAGCTACAGGGGAGGGAAGATACGAAAAGGTAAAATGCCTGAGGCAGGagtttgaattcttaccagcacgtggtctaatgattttatctctatcagcatgactttaattaaaatactaatttctatatttatatcaatctttattatttttaatcataacacatgTAGGGAAGGCCAACAATTTTTATGTGGATTTCCAGATTGCAGGGGTTCTGCACCCCTCGCCCCtgtaatgtggaagggatacctgaaTCGGGAACTGTCCTGGGGAGCCTAGGGATGGCATAAACCTGTGCCTGGTCCTTTCTAGTTGGCCACCAGTATTCTGGTCCCTTGCTAAGGACACGTACAATCAAAGCTGCCCATTAGCAAAGGGTGAGAGCACATGTGATCCATGAGAAGGGGTCAGATGAAGGCTCCTCTCCACCCAAGGCCCATTCCTATCTGAATTGAGCCTCCTGGGGTCATGGAGGTGGAGATGGGGCCAGGAACCAAGATGCCTTTAAGCCAATATCTATCAGCCTCGGGTAGGCCAGTTGGGGACCCAGGGAAGCACTGGAAGGGGCAAAGCCATCAAGATCGGAAAAAGGAATCGGCCTTGGTGAAAAGGGATCACCCTGGACTCACCCTGGGGATGACAGCTTGAACTTTCTTGAGTAAGGTTCGACAGAACCAACAGAAGGGAAGTGGAATGGGAAACTTCTGCTCCATGAGGTCCTattagaggaaaaggagagggcaGTCCATTGGAAAGGCCTGTCATTAGCcccctgccttcccttctcttccagcAACTGCTCAAGGATTCTATTCtagtctctccctttccctcttcctgtatcttttcttcccatttttccagcttttttattctctcttggTCCCACCAAATGTCCCTTGAGCCTGTGACTTCTGTCTTTTTCTATTTCCAATATCTCCAAAAGGAGAGACCCTTAATCCTAGCCTCTAGGAATTATCTGTATTCAAGGGTTCGAAGGGC is from Gracilinanus agilis isolate LMUSP501 chromosome 2, AgileGrace, whole genome shotgun sequence and encodes:
- the SFTPB gene encoding pulmonary surfactant-associated protein B — its product is MAITGNLPLWLLLLLLPLSNLSPAAAAGIPTGPACDQDPEFQCQDIETAIRCGALGHCLQKVWGHASADDLCQECEDIVTILTKKAKEVIFKKTIQHFLEEECSKLPLKLMIPNCQRVMEEYLSHVLQYFQGQLPNKICGSLGLCENKVPFSAWEPGSQDLSKKVVPAFLEDFPRSPGAHTQDLMEQKFPIPLPFCWFCRTLLKKVQAVIPRSVLAVAVAQVCHIVPLVAGGICQCLAERYTVILLDAVMGRVLPQLVCGLVLRCSADASYNLGLLPDQWTPSDPDCRLCVSVTSRASSELPGNSTERDIEKTLINICNNPQLDWQECQGLVEQHYPSLLSLLPRGRDPHLICQALGMCETELSQRRMPACAQGPTFWCSSIEAAKQCRVSAPDGEEGGRRKRGPCKIRVKEA